In Porites lutea chromosome 7, jaPorLute2.1, whole genome shotgun sequence, a single window of DNA contains:
- the LOC140943478 gene encoding uncharacterized protein → MALQPYGEEDLNYFKLSSLVLNEFPRALRQTFKTMWDKTYGHRPGFLLWDDSTAVRNLFASEEGSKNRVPVHQSYSEWDCTALFQATIYSRTFALHHGTLNEVYIKPRGLSASHFHPSVMSITGDNTETWALAIDQLRLLRNFVCHLSSSKMEKVIFDECVQRAKDAFLALGVSTAPIDAVGSLTESNFPTNEVRRLEEAIKEANRAYIKWLESIISDTADKEDIAMLAQKINELKSLLDEVANSSTSDIGEEHKSTAKSYHSLGITQLELGDLKSALSSHRRALDIFFKLFGEIHENTADSYYQLGIIQRELGFLRAALNCHQHAISIRIKLFGEKHKCIADSYYSLGITQRGLGDLKSALRSNQRALAIRIELFGEAHKCTADSYYLLGITQLELGNLKSALKSHQRALAISIKVFGEDHKSTADSYYYLGKTQRELGDLTSALQSHQRALAIRIKVFGEDHQSISKSKLELEEIQHTFGPGSVKEAC, encoded by the exons ATGGCCCTGCAACCTTATGGGGAAGAGgatttgaattatttcaaaCTCTCCTCCCTTGTGCTCAATGAATTCCCAAGAGCCCTGAGACAGACCTTTAAAACCATGTGGGACAAAACATATGGTCATCGCCCTGGTTTCCTGCTTTGGGATGATTCCACTGCTGTGAGAAATTTGTTCGCCTCGGAAGAAGGTAGCAAAAACAGAGTTCCCGTTCATCAGTCTTACAGCGAATGGGATTGCACTGCTTTGTTCCAGGCCACTATCTACTCGCGAACGTTCGCCTTACATCATGGAACGCTAAATGAAGTATATATCAAGCCTCGTGGACTGTCAGCTTCACATTTTCACCCATCAGTGATGAGCATAACTGGAGACAATACGGAAACCTGGGCATTAGCGATCGATCAGCTACGCCTTCTTAGAAATTTCGTTTGTCACTTGTCCAGTTCTAAGATGGAAAAAGTGATTTTCGACGAATGCGTCCAACGTGCCAAAGATGCGTTCCTCGCTCTCGGAGTTTCGACAGCTCCAATTGACGCTGTTGGTAGTTTAACGGAATCAAACTTTCCAACAAATGAAGTTCGCAGACTCGAGGAAGCAATTAAAGAGGCAAATCGAGCGTACATCAAATGGCTTGAGAGTATTATATCCGATACTGCTGACAAAGAGGATATCGCCATGTTGGCACAAAAAATCAATGAGCTGAAAAGTTTGCTAGACGAAGTTGCTAATTCATCAACGTCAG ACATTGGAGAAGAACATAAGAGCACTGCAAAGAGTTACCACTCTCTTGGAATAACACAGCTAGAGCTGGGTGACTTAAAGTCAGCTCTTTCGTCTCATCGGCGAGCTCTggacattttttttaagctcTTTGGCGAAATACACGAAAATACTGCTGACAGTTATTACCAACTTGGTATAATCCAGCGAGAACTGGGCTTTCTAAGAGCAGCTTTAAATTGTCATCAACATGCGATTTCCATCCGTATTAAACTCTTTGGTGAAAAACACAAATGCATTGCTGACAGTTACTACTCACTCGGAATAACACAGCGAGGACTGGGTGACTTAAAGTCAGCTCTTCGGTCCAACCAGCGAGCGCTGGCCATCCGTATCGAACTCTTTGGAGAAGCGCATAAATGCACTGCTGACAGTTACTACTTACTCGGAATAACACAGCTAGAACTGGGTAACTTAAAATCAGCTCTTAAATCTCACCAGCGCGCACTGGCCATCAGTATTAAAGTTTTTGGAGAAGATCACAAAAGTACTGCTGACAGTTACTACTATCTCGGGAAAACACAGCGGGAACTTGGTGACTTAACATCTGCGCTTCAGTCTCATCAGCGTGCGCTGGCCATCCGTATTAAAGTTTTTGGAGAAGACCACCAAAGCATTTCGAAAAGTAAACTTGAACTAGAGGAGATACAACACACATTCGGGCCGGGATCAGTCAAAGAAGCTTGTTAA
- the LOC140942810 gene encoding uncharacterized protein isoform X2 produces MALQPYRDEDLNFFKFTSLVLNEFPNALRQAFKTMWDNTYGHRPGFQLWDDSTAVRNLFAATEGGGTKVPVHRSYHEWDCTALFQATIYSRAFAVHHGTLNDVYVKPRGLSHGHFHPSVVSTTGNNAETCALAIDQLRLLRNYVCHSTSSEMTKVTFDQYVKHAKFAFQALGVSTTPINAVGSLLESHFPINEVCKLEQGIKEENKSYIKFLEGVNSDIGELKKKLEGDITSKEDVAMLTQKIDVLKAMQDFADNREDITMSARRGGKDGLAREKQKTV; encoded by the coding sequence ATGGCTCTGCAGCCTTACCGAGACGAGGatttaaactttttcaaattcacgTCCCTTGTGTTGAATGAATTTCCAAACGCCCTGAGACAGGCATTTAAAACAATGTGGGACAACACCTATGGACATCGCCCTGGTTTCCAGCTCTGGGATGATTCCACTGCCGTGAGAAATTTGTTTGCTGCTACGGAAGGTGGCGGAACAAAAGTTCCAGTTCATCGATCGTATCACGAATGGGATTGCACTGCTTTGTTCCAGGCCACCATCTATTCGCGAGCGTTCGCCGTACATCACGGAACGCTAAATGACGTGTATGTTAAGCCTCGTGGACTATCACATGGCCATTTTCATCCGTCCGTAGTGAGCACGACTGGAAACAATGCGGAAACCTGTGCACTAGCGATTGATCAGTTACGCCTTCTGAGGAATTATGTTTGCCACTCAACAAGTTCTGAGATGACAAAAGTAACCTTTGACCAGTACGTGAAACACGCCAAATTCGCGTTCCAAGCGCTTGGTGTCTCGACAACTCCAATTAATGCTGTTGGTAGTTTATTAGAGTCACACTTTCCCATAAACGAAGTTTGTAAACTTGAGCAAGGTatcaaagaagaaaataaatcgtACATAAAATTTCTTGAGGGTGTGAATTCAGACATTGGAGAGTTGAAGAAGAAACTGGAAGGCGATATTACTAGCAAAGAGGACGTCGCCATGCTGACACAAAAAATAGATGTACTCAAAGCTATGCAGGATTTCGCTGATAATAGAGAAGACATAACTATGTCAGCACGAAGAGGAG
- the LOC140942811 gene encoding uncharacterized protein: protein MALHPYQDEELNFFKFASLVLNEFPKALRQKFKTMWDDTYGHRPGFKLWDDSSAVRNLFASLEGDKNKVPIHTSYNEWDCTALFQATIYAQSFPCGHTFTLSDLYLKPLALPYDSFHASVTSPCGNEEETLALAIDQLRLLRNSLCHSVRSLMDKETFDERMKQAKDAFTALGVATDLLDAVASLDESHFPTNEVHTLNKKIRKESQTCVQMLEDVVANVEEWKRDTATKQDIAILSLKIDELKAAQEIREANLTDAQSMPTKF, encoded by the coding sequence ATGGCTTTGCACCCTTATCAGGACGAGGAGTTAAATTTCTTCAAGTTCGCGTCTCTTGTGCTGAACGAATTTCCAAAAGCATTACGGCAGAAATTTAAAACCATGTGGGACGACACCTATGGACATCGCCCTGGTTTCAAACTCTGGGATGATTCCTCTGCTGTGAGAAATTTGTTTGCTTCTTTGGAGGGAGACAAGAACAAAGTTCCTATTCACACTTCTTACAATGAATGGGACTGCACTGCTCTTTTTCAAGCAACCATTTACGCGCAGTCGTTCCCTTGCGGCCACACTTTCACTCTTAGTGATTTGTACCTGAAGCCTTTGGCACTACCTTATGATTCTTTCCATGCTTCAGTCACGAGCCCGTGTGGTAACGAAGAAGAAACTCTCGCACTTGCGATTGACCAGCTGCGACTTTTAAGAAATTCGCTTTGTCACTCAGTTAGATCTTTGATGGACAAAGAAACGTTTGATGAGAGAATGAAACAAGCTAAAGACGCGTTCACAGCCCTCGGAGTCGCCACAGACCTCCTTGATGCCGTTGCCAGTTTGGATGAGTCACATTTTCCGACCAATGAAGTTCatacattaaataaaaaaatcagaaaggAGTCTCAGACGTGCGTCCAGATGCTTGAGGATGTAGTTGCAAATGTTGAAGAGTGGAAGCGCGACACGGCTACCAAACAAGATATCGCCATATTGTCACTGAAGATTGACGAGCTGAAGGCAGCTCAGGAAATACGTGAGGCTAATTTAACAGATGCACAAAGTATGCCTACAAAGTTCTGA
- the LOC140942810 gene encoding uncharacterized protein isoform X1 produces MALQPYRDEDLNFFKFTSLVLNEFPNALRQAFKTMWDNTYGHRPGFQLWDDSTAVRNLFAATEGGGTKVPVHRSYHEWDCTALFQATIYSRAFAVHHGTLNDVYVKPRGLSHGHFHPSVVSTTGNNAETCALAIDQLRLLRNYVCHSTSSEMTKVTFDQYVKHAKFAFQALGVSTTPINAVGSLLESHFPINEVCKLEQGIKEENKSYIKFLEGVNSDIGELKKKLEGDITSKEDVAMLTQKIDVLKAMQDFADNREDITMSARRGVINRDVIIAQPGQDKFPKTR; encoded by the coding sequence ATGGCTCTGCAGCCTTACCGAGACGAGGatttaaactttttcaaattcacgTCCCTTGTGTTGAATGAATTTCCAAACGCCCTGAGACAGGCATTTAAAACAATGTGGGACAACACCTATGGACATCGCCCTGGTTTCCAGCTCTGGGATGATTCCACTGCCGTGAGAAATTTGTTTGCTGCTACGGAAGGTGGCGGAACAAAAGTTCCAGTTCATCGATCGTATCACGAATGGGATTGCACTGCTTTGTTCCAGGCCACCATCTATTCGCGAGCGTTCGCCGTACATCACGGAACGCTAAATGACGTGTATGTTAAGCCTCGTGGACTATCACATGGCCATTTTCATCCGTCCGTAGTGAGCACGACTGGAAACAATGCGGAAACCTGTGCACTAGCGATTGATCAGTTACGCCTTCTGAGGAATTATGTTTGCCACTCAACAAGTTCTGAGATGACAAAAGTAACCTTTGACCAGTACGTGAAACACGCCAAATTCGCGTTCCAAGCGCTTGGTGTCTCGACAACTCCAATTAATGCTGTTGGTAGTTTATTAGAGTCACACTTTCCCATAAACGAAGTTTGTAAACTTGAGCAAGGTatcaaagaagaaaataaatcgtACATAAAATTTCTTGAGGGTGTGAATTCAGACATTGGAGAGTTGAAGAAGAAACTGGAAGGCGATATTACTAGCAAAGAGGACGTCGCCATGCTGACACAAAAAATAGATGTACTCAAAGCTATGCAGGATTTCGCTGATAATAGAGAAGACATAACTATGTCAGCACGAAGAGGAG